A single Osmerus mordax isolate fOsmMor3 chromosome 7, fOsmMor3.pri, whole genome shotgun sequence DNA region contains:
- the LOC136945401 gene encoding adenosine receptor A3-like, translated as MAEWAWVIYTILEVLVAVACCLGNVLVVCAVCVCVRSSLKEPTFCFLVSLAVADFLVGMAAVPLAVLLDGWVCLTPELCLLLSCVVLVLTQASVLSLLAIAVDRYLRVHTPLRYKDLATQRSLSVAIILCWVISCLLGFAPLFVWNNYSNLATLNNTTTTSSSLDTSFPLPHCTFLSVVSLPFMVYFNFLGCVLVPLLVMTLLYARLFWYLQGRLRDSLPQARASLLRERRLASSLALVLVLFAGCWMPLHIMNCALLIRGPEAVPKEALYAGILLSHANSAVNPVVYAYRIPKIQQAYRQIWRWCVQGAGCCYREESGNM; from the exons ATGGCGGAATGGGCTTGGGTTATCTACACTATCTTAGAGGTGTTGGTTGCCGTGGCATGTTGTCTAGGTAATGTGTTAgtagtgtgtgctgtgtgtgtctgtgtccgcaGCTCTCTCAAAGAGCCAACATTTTGCTTCCTGGTGTCACTGGCGGTGGCTGACTTCCTGGTGGGCATGGCTGCTGTGCCTCTTGCCGTGCTATTGGATGGTTGGGTGTGTTTGACCCCTGAACTATGCCTACTTCTCAGTTGTGTGGTGTTGGTGCTAACTCAGGCCTCTGTCCTGTCACTGCTGGCTATTGCTGTGGACCGCTACCTGCGTGTGCACACACCTCTCAG gTACAAGGACTTGGCCACTCAGAGGAGTTTGTCGGTCGCCATAATCCTCTGCTGGGTCATATCATGCCTGCTAGGTTTCGCTCCTCTGTTTGTCTGGAACAACTACAGCAACCTGGCAACCCTCAACAACacaaccaccacctcctcttcccttgacacctccttccccctcccacactgCACCTTTCTATCTGTTGTCTCCCTCCCATTCATGGTTTACTTCAACTTCCTGGGTTGTGTTCTGGTGCCCCTGCTGGTCATGACCCTGCTCTACGCCCGTCTCTTCTGGTACCTCCAGGGCCGTCTGCGAGACAGTCTGCCCCAGGCTCGGGCCTCCTTGctcagggagaggaggctggctaGCTCCTTGGCCCTGGTGCTGGTCCTCTTTGCTGGCTGCTGGATGCCACTGCACATAATGAACTGTGCTCTTCTGATACGGGGTCCTGAGGCTGTCCCAAAGGAGGCGTTGTATGCAG GTATCCTGTTGTCCCATGCTAACTCGGCAGTCAATCCGGTGGTCTATGCTTATCGCATCCCCAAGATCCAGCAGGCCTACCGCCAAATATGGAGATGGTGTGTGCAGGGGGCGGGCTGTTGCTATAGGGAAGAGAGTGGTAATATGTAA
- the LOC136946063 gene encoding transcription factor PU.1 isoform X4, which yields MLATLETMAYMPELGLSGGREGWGVHSTAEVDLEVIEEYLQEHSLEVQPLRRPATPPATPTQPTLTHSHPETTIIENSWSGQHAYEWNYGSHTPHEEYEEQAPSQMWPSPHNNHWHVFMCFQDHSAYSYETATCSDSDSQSSSSQYPDYPYSPSPPSERRSRETSETLPLTPLSGKRKERLFQFLFEMLETPSMRSCIWWVQSSSGTFQFSSQNKERLAQLWGHRKGNRKTMTYQKMARALRNYSRTGEICKVKRKLTYKFDERTLRGLQGDKHTHMGTHRLE from the exons ATGCTGGCGACTCTTGAGACA ATGGCATACATGCCTGAGCTGGGCCTTAGCGGAGGGCGGGAGGGCTGGGGCGTTCATTCCACGGCCGAAGTGGATCTGGAGGTGATCGAGGAGTACCTGCAGGAGCACTCCCTGGAAGTGCAGCCGCTACGCAGGCCAGCCACCCCACCTGCCacccccactcagcccacactcacacactcacacccggAGACCACAATCATAG AGAACAGTTGGTCAGGCCAACATGCATATGAGTGGAACTACggctctcacacaccacatgaAGAGTATGAGGAGCAGGCTCCCTCCCAGATGTGGCCCAGCCCTCACAACAACCACTGG CATGTTTTTATGTGTTTTCAGGATCACAGTGCATATTCCTATGAGACGGCTACCTGCAGTGACTCAGACTCCCAGTCCAGCAGTTCCCAGTATCCAGACTACCCCTACAGCCCCTCCCCACCATCGGAGCGGAGAAGTAGGGAGACCAGTGAGACACTGCCCCTCACTCCGCTTTCAG GAAAAAGGAAGGAGCGCTTGTTCCAGTTCCTGTTTGAGATGCTGGAAACCCCATCCATGCGCAGCTGTATCTGGTGGGTCCAGTCCTCATCTGGAACCTTCCAGTTCTCCTCCCAGAACAAGGAACGTCTGGCCCAACTCTGGGGCCACCGCAAGGGAAACCGCAAAACCATGACCTACCAGAAGATGGCGAGAGCCCTGAGGAACTACTCACGCACCGGCGAAATCTGTAAAGTCAAAAGAAAACTGACCTACAAGTTTGACGAGAGAACGTTACGAGGGCTGcagggggacaaacacacacacatggggacACACAGACTAGAATAA
- the LOC136946063 gene encoding transcription factor Spi-B isoform X5, whose translation MLATLETMAYMPELGLSGGREGWGVHSTAEVDLEVIEEYLQEHSLEVQPLRRPATPPATPTQPTLTHSHPETTIIENSWSGQHAYEWNYGSHTPHEEYEEQAPSQMWPSPHNNHWDHSAYSYETATCSDSDSQSSSSQYPDYPYSPSPPSERRSRETSETLPLTPLSGKRKERLFQFLFEMLETPSMRSCIWWVQSSSGTFQFSSQNKERLAQLWGHRKGNRKTMTYQKMARALRNYSRTGEICKVKRKLTYKFDERTLRGLQGDKHTHMGTHRLE comes from the exons ATGCTGGCGACTCTTGAGACA ATGGCATACATGCCTGAGCTGGGCCTTAGCGGAGGGCGGGAGGGCTGGGGCGTTCATTCCACGGCCGAAGTGGATCTGGAGGTGATCGAGGAGTACCTGCAGGAGCACTCCCTGGAAGTGCAGCCGCTACGCAGGCCAGCCACCCCACCTGCCacccccactcagcccacactcacacactcacacccggAGACCACAATCATAG AGAACAGTTGGTCAGGCCAACATGCATATGAGTGGAACTACggctctcacacaccacatgaAGAGTATGAGGAGCAGGCTCCCTCCCAGATGTGGCCCAGCCCTCACAACAACCACTGG GATCACAGTGCATATTCCTATGAGACGGCTACCTGCAGTGACTCAGACTCCCAGTCCAGCAGTTCCCAGTATCCAGACTACCCCTACAGCCCCTCCCCACCATCGGAGCGGAGAAGTAGGGAGACCAGTGAGACACTGCCCCTCACTCCGCTTTCAG GAAAAAGGAAGGAGCGCTTGTTCCAGTTCCTGTTTGAGATGCTGGAAACCCCATCCATGCGCAGCTGTATCTGGTGGGTCCAGTCCTCATCTGGAACCTTCCAGTTCTCCTCCCAGAACAAGGAACGTCTGGCCCAACTCTGGGGCCACCGCAAGGGAAACCGCAAAACCATGACCTACCAGAAGATGGCGAGAGCCCTGAGGAACTACTCACGCACCGGCGAAATCTGTAAAGTCAAAAGAAAACTGACCTACAAGTTTGACGAGAGAACGTTACGAGGGCTGcagggggacaaacacacacacatggggacACACAGACTAGAATAA
- the LOC136946063 gene encoding transcription factor PU.1 isoform X1, translating into MQRSSDNCSPSCKTLHPPPPPPPHFSFPPQMAYMPELGLSGGREGWGVHSTAEVDLEVIEEYLQEHSLEVQPLRRPATPPATPTQPTLTHSHPETTIIENSWSGQHAYEWNYGSHTPHEEYEEQAPSQMWPSPHNNHWHVFMCFQDHSAYSYETATCSDSDSQSSSSQYPDYPYSPSPPSERRSRETSETLPLTPLSGKRKERLFQFLFEMLETPSMRSCIWWVQSSSGTFQFSSQNKERLAQLWGHRKGNRKTMTYQKMARALRNYSRTGEICKVKRKLTYKFDERTLRGLQGDKHTHMGTHRLE; encoded by the exons ATGCAAAGGTCCTCAGACAACTGCAGCCCTTCATGCAaaacactccaccccccccccccccctcctcctcacttttCATTTCCCCCCCAGATGGCATACATGCCTGAGCTGGGCCTTAGCGGAGGGCGGGAGGGCTGGGGCGTTCATTCCACGGCCGAAGTGGATCTGGAGGTGATCGAGGAGTACCTGCAGGAGCACTCCCTGGAAGTGCAGCCGCTACGCAGGCCAGCCACCCCACCTGCCacccccactcagcccacactcacacactcacacccggAGACCACAATCATAG AGAACAGTTGGTCAGGCCAACATGCATATGAGTGGAACTACggctctcacacaccacatgaAGAGTATGAGGAGCAGGCTCCCTCCCAGATGTGGCCCAGCCCTCACAACAACCACTGG CATGTTTTTATGTGTTTTCAGGATCACAGTGCATATTCCTATGAGACGGCTACCTGCAGTGACTCAGACTCCCAGTCCAGCAGTTCCCAGTATCCAGACTACCCCTACAGCCCCTCCCCACCATCGGAGCGGAGAAGTAGGGAGACCAGTGAGACACTGCCCCTCACTCCGCTTTCAG GAAAAAGGAAGGAGCGCTTGTTCCAGTTCCTGTTTGAGATGCTGGAAACCCCATCCATGCGCAGCTGTATCTGGTGGGTCCAGTCCTCATCTGGAACCTTCCAGTTCTCCTCCCAGAACAAGGAACGTCTGGCCCAACTCTGGGGCCACCGCAAGGGAAACCGCAAAACCATGACCTACCAGAAGATGGCGAGAGCCCTGAGGAACTACTCACGCACCGGCGAAATCTGTAAAGTCAAAAGAAAACTGACCTACAAGTTTGACGAGAGAACGTTACGAGGGCTGcagggggacaaacacacacacatggggacACACAGACTAGAATAA
- the LOC136946063 gene encoding transcription factor Spi-B isoform X3, which yields MQRSSDNCSPSCKTLHPPPPPPPHFSFPPQMAYMPELGLSGGREGWGVHSTAEVDLEVIEEYLQEHSLEVQPLRRPATPPATPTQPTLTHSHPETTIIENSWSGQHAYEWNYGSHTPHEEYEEQAPSQMWPSPHNNHWDHSAYSYETATCSDSDSQSSSSQYPDYPYSPSPPSERRSRETSETLPLTPLSGKRKERLFQFLFEMLETPSMRSCIWWVQSSSGTFQFSSQNKERLAQLWGHRKGNRKTMTYQKMARALRNYSRTGEICKVKRKLTYKFDERTLRGLQGDKHTHMGTHRLE from the exons ATGCAAAGGTCCTCAGACAACTGCAGCCCTTCATGCAaaacactccaccccccccccccccctcctcctcacttttCATTTCCCCCCCAGATGGCATACATGCCTGAGCTGGGCCTTAGCGGAGGGCGGGAGGGCTGGGGCGTTCATTCCACGGCCGAAGTGGATCTGGAGGTGATCGAGGAGTACCTGCAGGAGCACTCCCTGGAAGTGCAGCCGCTACGCAGGCCAGCCACCCCACCTGCCacccccactcagcccacactcacacactcacacccggAGACCACAATCATAG AGAACAGTTGGTCAGGCCAACATGCATATGAGTGGAACTACggctctcacacaccacatgaAGAGTATGAGGAGCAGGCTCCCTCCCAGATGTGGCCCAGCCCTCACAACAACCACTGG GATCACAGTGCATATTCCTATGAGACGGCTACCTGCAGTGACTCAGACTCCCAGTCCAGCAGTTCCCAGTATCCAGACTACCCCTACAGCCCCTCCCCACCATCGGAGCGGAGAAGTAGGGAGACCAGTGAGACACTGCCCCTCACTCCGCTTTCAG GAAAAAGGAAGGAGCGCTTGTTCCAGTTCCTGTTTGAGATGCTGGAAACCCCATCCATGCGCAGCTGTATCTGGTGGGTCCAGTCCTCATCTGGAACCTTCCAGTTCTCCTCCCAGAACAAGGAACGTCTGGCCCAACTCTGGGGCCACCGCAAGGGAAACCGCAAAACCATGACCTACCAGAAGATGGCGAGAGCCCTGAGGAACTACTCACGCACCGGCGAAATCTGTAAAGTCAAAAGAAAACTGACCTACAAGTTTGACGAGAGAACGTTACGAGGGCTGcagggggacaaacacacacacatggggacACACAGACTAGAATAA
- the LOC136946063 gene encoding transcription factor Spi-B isoform X2 produces MQRSSDNCSPSCKTLHPPPPPPPHFSFPPQMAYMPELGLSGGREGWGVHSTAEVDLEVIEEYLQEHSLEVQPLRRPATPPATPTQPTLTHSHPETTIIENSWSGQHAYEWNYGSHTPHEEYEEQAPSQMWPSPHNNHWVSDHSAYSYETATCSDSDSQSSSSQYPDYPYSPSPPSERRSRETSETLPLTPLSGKRKERLFQFLFEMLETPSMRSCIWWVQSSSGTFQFSSQNKERLAQLWGHRKGNRKTMTYQKMARALRNYSRTGEICKVKRKLTYKFDERTLRGLQGDKHTHMGTHRLE; encoded by the exons ATGCAAAGGTCCTCAGACAACTGCAGCCCTTCATGCAaaacactccaccccccccccccccctcctcctcacttttCATTTCCCCCCCAGATGGCATACATGCCTGAGCTGGGCCTTAGCGGAGGGCGGGAGGGCTGGGGCGTTCATTCCACGGCCGAAGTGGATCTGGAGGTGATCGAGGAGTACCTGCAGGAGCACTCCCTGGAAGTGCAGCCGCTACGCAGGCCAGCCACCCCACCTGCCacccccactcagcccacactcacacactcacacccggAGACCACAATCATAG AGAACAGTTGGTCAGGCCAACATGCATATGAGTGGAACTACggctctcacacaccacatgaAGAGTATGAGGAGCAGGCTCCCTCCCAGATGTGGCCCAGCCCTCACAACAACCACTGGGTGAGT GATCACAGTGCATATTCCTATGAGACGGCTACCTGCAGTGACTCAGACTCCCAGTCCAGCAGTTCCCAGTATCCAGACTACCCCTACAGCCCCTCCCCACCATCGGAGCGGAGAAGTAGGGAGACCAGTGAGACACTGCCCCTCACTCCGCTTTCAG GAAAAAGGAAGGAGCGCTTGTTCCAGTTCCTGTTTGAGATGCTGGAAACCCCATCCATGCGCAGCTGTATCTGGTGGGTCCAGTCCTCATCTGGAACCTTCCAGTTCTCCTCCCAGAACAAGGAACGTCTGGCCCAACTCTGGGGCCACCGCAAGGGAAACCGCAAAACCATGACCTACCAGAAGATGGCGAGAGCCCTGAGGAACTACTCACGCACCGGCGAAATCTGTAAAGTCAAAAGAAAACTGACCTACAAGTTTGACGAGAGAACGTTACGAGGGCTGcagggggacaaacacacacacatggggacACACAGACTAGAATAA
- the LOC136946063 gene encoding uncharacterized protein isoform X6 — MQRSSDNCSPSCKTLHPPPPPPPHFSFPPQMAYMPELGLSGGREGWGVHSTAEVDLEVIEEYLQEHSLEVQPLRRPATPPATPTQPTLTHSHPETTIIENSWSGQHAYEWNYGSHTPHEEYEEQAPSQMWPSPHNNHWHVFMCFQDHSAYSYETATCSDSDSQSSSSQYPDYPYSPSPPSERRSRETSETLPLTPLSGTTPNSKYMPHTKNTLMSTLQKNTFYF, encoded by the exons ATGCAAAGGTCCTCAGACAACTGCAGCCCTTCATGCAaaacactccaccccccccccccccctcctcctcacttttCATTTCCCCCCCAGATGGCATACATGCCTGAGCTGGGCCTTAGCGGAGGGCGGGAGGGCTGGGGCGTTCATTCCACGGCCGAAGTGGATCTGGAGGTGATCGAGGAGTACCTGCAGGAGCACTCCCTGGAAGTGCAGCCGCTACGCAGGCCAGCCACCCCACCTGCCacccccactcagcccacactcacacactcacacccggAGACCACAATCATAG AGAACAGTTGGTCAGGCCAACATGCATATGAGTGGAACTACggctctcacacaccacatgaAGAGTATGAGGAGCAGGCTCCCTCCCAGATGTGGCCCAGCCCTCACAACAACCACTGG CATGTTTTTATGTGTTTTCAGGATCACAGTGCATATTCCTATGAGACGGCTACCTGCAGTGACTCAGACTCCCAGTCCAGCAGTTCCCAGTATCCAGACTACCCCTACAGCCCCTCCCCACCATCGGAGCGGAGAAGTAGGGAGACCAGTGAGACACTGCCCCTCACTCCGCTTTCAGGTACAACCCCCAACTCCAAATACAtgccacacacaaaaaacacactcaTGAGCACTTTGCAAAAGAACACATTTTACTTTTAG